A single genomic interval of Pyrus communis chromosome 7, drPyrComm1.1, whole genome shotgun sequence harbors:
- the LOC137739915 gene encoding uncharacterized protein translates to MASPSAKPLVIEQKKINGNSSSPPSKPYYEPVTAERYNLALPSRGDDSIEHVYSSFRRMSLSSKHSTGAASGEYFHSKAPTVELLSELVVGEVSSSLRTCDMKNKMTESEENNYSVSSKKLGSRAQSISFQVQPSESEFSSMDSHSYGSFSTPQMAMKKKAGGKDGEVTTPLRRSSRLRNRTVTSP, encoded by the exons ATGGCAAGTCCTTCTGCTAAACCTCTGGTAATAGAGCAGAAGAAAATCAACGGGAACAGTTCTTCTCCGCCCTCAAAGCCATATTATGAGCCTGTGACAGCAGAGAGATACAACTTGGCATTACCTAGTAGGGGAGACGACAGCATTGAGCATGTTTACTCATCTTTCAGAAGGATGTCTCTGTCTTCCAAGCACTCAACCGGGGCAGCTTCCGGGGAGTATTTCCATAGCAAGGCACCGACAGTTGAATTGCTCAGCGAGCTTGTGGTCGGAGAGGTCAGCAGCTCTCTAAGGACCTGTGATATGAAAAATAAGATGACAGAAAGTGAAGAAAACAACTATTCTGTTTCTTCAAAAAAGTTGGGGAGCAGAGCTCAGTCAATTTCTTTTCAAGTGCAGCCGTCGGAGTCAGAGTTTTCGTCCATGGATTCCCATTCCTACGGAAGCTTTAGTACGCCTCAGATGGCCATGAAGAAAAAG GCGGGTGGTAAAGACGGAGAAGTTACAACTCCGCTGAGGCGATCAAGCAGACTTCGTAACCGAACGGTCACGTCTCCATGA
- the LOC137740600 gene encoding protein Ycf2-like, whose product MEVKSSDKEWRRIPSSTPPKRPLTPKPSASDENDQYYQQVGNSNQQSPKKPLTKNYMSPTISAASKSNATASRKNILRERNDASQPDFSNIHVEKSQSPKKPTTKNNMSPTISISAASKSRALASRKNILGERKEASEPDFSNTHVEKSHIAIDNVNHSLSQALPKSPPSFQSHDADEALSDDLVSRPYDPVTNYLSPRPQFLRYKPNRRQELFLGLENGVGFSTSTSGSFDYQKATGEEVGAVTSPSSLASPRPDGSLKQEDEEVELSDSGSFDHQKATDEEVGAFTSPGSLALPHPDGSLKQEDEEIELNDSRSFDYQKATDEEVGAVTSPGSLALPHPDGTLKQEDEGIELSDEDIEAGDAEVEGSDEEEYEEVEEEKIGKLKGVLKSLLLLLAIVLFASYMSPMNHQTHFEGMEDAYCSIQNSTIEAALLKKLESRGNLWDQKEERHTGFVEVIKGAIEMGTEEVIVQGEEMQIDEDIEDEAKVEDENLGDVELADEMREVVKPQAEEIEEEKEGGIHGLGEVVVMPQPEDIEDISGDIVENSEFQGVGPSVSDDFDHQNLVSDVSNAFEKGEVAAEQNDGIVEKIMEGAEESSTNMAAEPVIPETMDNDDISFDEASDLKAEGNWREELINFMKSKTFYAAAIGVSVFSVTVASECY is encoded by the exons ATGGAGGTAAAATCTTCTGATAAGGAATGGAGGAGGATTCCTTCATCGACACCCCCAAAGCGTCCTCTAACCCCAAAGCCCTCTGCAtctg ACGAAAACGATCAATATTATCAGCAAGTGGGCAACTCCAATCAGCAGAGCCCCAAGAAACCTCTGACAAAGAACTACATGTCACCAACCATATCTGCAGCTTCCAAATCTAATGCCACTGCTTCAAGAAAGAACATCTTAAGGGAAAGAAACGACGCCTCCCAACCCGATTTTTCAAATATCCATGTTGAAAAATCGCAGAGCCCCAAGAAACCAACGACAAAGAACAACATGTCACCAACCATATCCATATCTGCAGCTTCCAAAAGCAGGGCCCTTGCTTCAAGAAAGAACATCTTAGGGGAAAGAAAGGAGGCCTCCGAACCAGATTTTTCGAATACCCATGTTGAAAAATCCCATATAGCTATTGATAATGTTAATCATTCTTTGTCTCAAGCCTTGCCAAAATCCCCTCCAAGTTTTCAATCCCATGATGCTGATGAGGCTCTTTCCGATGATTTGGTTTCAAGGCCATATGACCCGGTAACCAATTACCTTTCTCCGAGGCCTCAGTTCCTCCGCTACAAGCCCAACAGGCGGCAAGAGTTGTTTCTTGGCCTAGAAAATGGCGTTGGGTTCAGCACCAGTACAAGTGGTTCTTTTGATTACCAGAAAGCCACTGGTGAGGAAGTTGGCGCTGTCACAAGTCCTAGTTCTTTGGCTTCACCTCGTCCAGATGGGTCTCTTAagcaagaagatgaagaagttgAGTTGAGTGATAGTGGTTCTTTTGATCACCAGAAAGCTACTGATGAGGAAGTTGGTGCTTTTACAAGTCCTGGTTCTTTGGCCTTGCCTCATCCGGATGGCTCTCTTAagcaagaagatgaagaaattgagTTGAATGATAGTCGTTCTTTTGATTACCAGAAAGCCACTGATGAGGAAGTTGGTGCTGTTACAAGTCCTGGTTCTTTGGCTTTGCCTCATCCGGATGGGACTCTTAAGCAAGAAGATGAGGGAATTGAGTTGAGTGATGAAGACATTGAAGCAGGTGATGCAGAAGTTGAGGGGAGTGATGAGGAGGAATATGAGGAGGTTGAGGAAGAGAAGATCGGGAAATTGAAGGGGGTATTAAAAAGTTTGCTTCTTTTGTTGGCTATAGTTCTCTTTGCCTCATATATGTCTCCAATGAACCATCAAACACACTTTGAAGGCATGGAAGATGCGTATTGCAGCATTCAGAACTCTACAATTGAAGCTGCTTTGTTGAAGAAACTTGAAAGTAGAGGTAATCTTTGGgatcaaaaagaagaaagacaTACGGGCTTTGTGGAAGTAATTAAAGGAGCTATTGAAATGGGGACCGAGGAGGTTATCGTTCAAGGAGAAGAGATGCAAATTGATGAAGATATTGAGGATGAAGCGAAGGTTGAAGATGAGAACTTGGGAGATGTTGAACTTGCTGATGAGATGAGAGAAGTGGTGAAGCCACAAGctgaagaaattgaagaagaaaaggaaggaggaaTTCATGGCTTGGGTGAAGTAGTGGTGATGCCACAACCTGAAGATATTGAAGATATTTCTGGTGACATAGTTGAGAATTCTGAGTTTCAGGGTGTTGGACCATCCGTGTCTGATGATTTTGATCATCAGAATTTAGTGTCTGATGTTTCAAATGCTTTCGAAAAAGGAGAGGTTGCAGCGGAGCAAAATGATGGAATAGTTGAGAAAATAATGGAGGGAGCAGAAGAGTCTTCAACCAACATGGCAGCTGAACCTGTTATACCAGAGACCATGGATAACGATGATATAAGCTTTGATGAGGCTTCCGATTTAAAAGCAGAAGGGAACTGGAGGGAGGAGCTGATCAATTTCATGAAATCGAAAACATTTTACGCAGCTGCTATTGGGGTTTCCGTATTTTCTGTGACTGTTGCCTCT GAATGCTACTAA
- the LOC137741057 gene encoding uncharacterized protein has protein sequence MSPTISAASKSKALASRKNILGERNEAYQPDFSNTHVEKSQSPKKPLTKNYMSPTTSISAASKPKAIASRKNILRERNKASEPDFSNTHVEKSYVAIDNARDSLPQALPKTPSSFQSHDVDEALSDDFSSRPYDPVTNYLSPRPQFLRYKPNRRQELFLGLENGVGLKICTSGSFDYQKATDEEVGAVTSPGSLALPRPDESLKQEDEEVELRDSGSFDYQKATDVEVGAVTSPGSLALPRLDGSLKQEDEEVELRDSGSFDYEKASDEEVGVVTSPGSLSSPRPDGSLKQEVEEVELIDSGSFDYQKATDEEVRSVRSPGSLSSPRPDGSLKQEVEEVELIDSGSFDYQKATDEEVRAVTSPGSLASPHPDGSLKQEYEEVELIDSGSFDYQKGTDEEVLAVTSPGSLASPRLDGSLKQEDEEVELIDSGSFDYQKATDEEVRSVTSPGSLASPRPDGSLKQEVEEVELSDEDIEASDEESDEEEYEEDEEEKSGKLKSGLKFFLLLLAIVLFSSYVSPMNHQTHFEGVEDAYCSIQNSTIEAALLKKLESGDNLWDQKEERRTGFVEVIKGAIEAKAEEFIVQGEETQIGEEIEDEAKVEDENLGDIELADEMREVVDPQAEEIEVEKEGGIDDLGEVVVVPQLEDIEEISGDIVENSELQGAGPFLSDDFDHQNLVSDVSNAFEGEVAAEQSYGIVEKKMDGAEESSTNMAAEPVMPETLDNNDTSFDEVSDLKAERNWREELIRFMKSKIFYTAAIGVFIFSVIVASLVSVFRFNRRNATKKDSRTIASPDSTPLKLYSEPVIAERYNSVFPSRWDDSSFRRMSLYSKHSTGAVSGDYFHSQAPTVELLSELVVGGEVSSSLRSCDMKNKMTEGEESNYSVSSKKLGSKARSVSIRAQPTESEFSSISKDSHSYGSFITPQKVMKKKEGGKDGEVTTPLRRSSRLRNRTVTSP, from the exons ATGTCGCCAACCATATCTGCAGCTTCCAAATCCAAGGCCCTTGCTTCAAGAAAGAACATCTTAGGGGAGAGAAACGAGGCCTACCAACCAGATTTTTCGAATACCCATGTTGAAAAATCGCAGAGCCCCAAGAAACCATTGACAAAGAACTACATGTCACCAACCACATCCATATCGGCAGCTTCCAAACCCAAGGCCATTGCTTCAAGAAAGAACATCTTAAGAGAAAGAAACAAGGCCTCCGAACCCGATTTTTCGAATACCCATGTTGAAAAATCCTATGTAGCTATTGATAATGCTAGGGACTCTTTGCCTCAAGCCCTGCCAAAAACCCCTTCAAGTTTTCAATCCCATGATGTTGATGAGGCTCTTTCCGATGATTTTTCTTCAAGGCCATATGACCCGGTAACCAATTACCTTTCTCCGAGGCCTCAATTCCTCCGCTACAAGCCCAACAGGCGGCAAGAGTTGTTTCTTGGCCTGGAAAATGGTGTTGGGTTGAAGATTTGTACAAGTGGTTCTTTTGATTACCAGAAAGCCACTGATGAGGAAGTTGGTGCTGTTACAAGTCCTGGTTCTTTGGCTTTACCTCGTCCAGATGAGTCTCTTAagcaagaagatgaagaagttgAGCTGCGTGATAGTGGTTCTTTTGATTACCAGAAAGCTACTGATGTGGAAGTTGGTGCTGTTACAAGTCCTGGTTCTTTGGCTTTGCCTCGTCTGGATGGGTCTCTTAAGCAAGAAGATGAAGAGGTGGAGTTGCGTGATAGTGGTTCTTTTGATTACGAGAAAGCTTCTGATGAGGAAGTTGGTGTTGTTACAAGTCCTGGTTCTTTGTCTTCACCTCGTCCGGATGGGTCTCTTAAGCAAgaagttgaagaagttgagttGATTGATAGTGGTTCTTTTGATTACCAGAAAGCCACTGATGAGGAAGTTCGTTCTGTTAGAAGTCCTGGTTCTTTGTCTTCACCTCGTCCGGATGGGTCTCTTAAGCAAgaagttgaagaagttgagttGATTGATAGTGGTTCTTTTGATTACCAGAAAGCCACTGATGAGGAAGTTCGTGCTGTTACAAGTCCTGGTTCATTGGCTTCGCCTCATCCGGATGGATCTCTTAAGCAAGAATATGAAGAAGTTGAGTTGATTGATAGTGGGTCTTTTGATTACCAGAAAGGCACTGATGAGGAAGTTCTTGCTGTTACAAGTCCTGGTTCTTTGGCTTCGCCTCGTCTGGATGGGTCTCTAAagcaagaagatgaagaagttgAGTTGATTGATAGTGGTTCTTTTGATTACCAGAAAGCCACTGACGAGGAAGTTCGTTCTGTTACAAGTCCTGGTTCTTTGGCTTCGCCTCGTCCGGATGGGTCTCTTAAGCAAgaagttgaagaagttgagttGAGTGATGAAGACATTGAGGCAAGTGATGAGGAAAGTGATGAGGAGGAATacgaggaggatgaggaagagaagagCGGGAAATTGAAATCGGGATtaaaattttttcttcttttgttggcTATAGTTCTCTTTTCCTCATATGTGTCTCCAATGAACCATCAAACACACTTTGAAGGCGTGGAAGATGCGTATTGTAGCATTCAGAACTCTACAATTGAAGCTGCTTTGTTGAAGAAACTTGAAAGTGGAGATAATCTTTGGgatcaaaaagaagaaagacgTACGGGTTTCGTGGAAGTAATTAAAGGAGCTATTGAAGCGAAGGCTGAGGAGTTTATTGTTCAAGGAGAAGAGACGCAAATTGGTGAAGAGATCGAGGATGAAGCAAAGGTTGAAGATGAGAACTTGGGAGATATAGAACTTGCTGATGAGATGAGAGAAGTGGTGGACCCACAAGCTGAAGAAATCGAAGTAGAAAAGGAAGGAGGAATTGATGATTTGGGTGAAGTAGTGGTGGTGCCACAACTTGAAGATATTGAAGAGATTTCTGGTGACATAGTTGAGAATTCTGAGTTACAGGGTGCTGGACCATTCCTGTCCGATGACTTTGATCATCAGAATTTAGTGTCTGATGTTTCAAATGCTTTTGAAGGAGAGGTTGCGGCGGAGCAAAGTTATGGAATAGTTGAGAAAAAAATGGATGGAGCAGAAGAGTCTTCCACCAACATGGCTGCTGAACCTGTTATGCCGGAGACCCTGGATAACAATGATACAAGCTTTGATGAGGTTTCTGATTTAAAAGCAGAAAGGAACTGGAGGGAGGAGCTGATCAGGTTCATGAAATCGAAAATATTTTACACAGCTGCTATTGGGGTTTTCATATTTTCTGTGATCGTTGCTTCTTTGGTGTCGGTGTTTCGCTTTAATCGAAGGAATGCTACTAAAAAGGATTCTCGTACGATAGCAAGTCCTGATTCTACGCCCTTGAAGCTGTATTCTGAGCCTGTGATTGCAGAGAGATACAACTCAGTATTTCCTAGTAGGTGGGACGACTCATCTTTCAGAAGGATGTCTCTGTATTCCAAGCACTCAACTGGAGCAGTTTCCGGAGACTATTTCCATAGCCAGGCACCGACAGTTGAATTGCTCAGCGAGCTTGTGGTCGGAGGAGAGGTCAGCAGCTCTCTAAGGAGCTGTGATATGAAAAACAAGATGACAGAAGGTGAAGAAAGCAACTATTCTGTTTCTTCCAAAAAGCTGGGGAGCAAAGCTCGGTCAGTTTCTATTCGAGCCCAGCCGACGGAGTCAGAGTTTTCTTCTATCTCTAAGGATTCCCATTCATACGGAAGCTTTATTACGCCTCAGAAGGTCATGAAGAAAAAG GAGGGTGGTAAAGACGGAGAAGTTACAACTCCGCTGAGGCGATCAAGCAGACTGCGCAACCGTACGGTCACGTCTCCATGA
- the LOC137739914 gene encoding F-box only protein 8-like: protein MSTLMNISINNVPESVLVEILCRLPCANFIFQCKCVCKRWFTLISSRYFVNRFLRLQIDNKMPVVCTLINHNGEEFLNRIQPSSEVIPHMLKRLQSLHGLSKEPVVVATYNDLILCSNGLFDQTEYYICNPYTTQWVALPRPRRGRDTIGTMPVGLICDSPYYKEDDQNDIVELNDNYRYKVVRILHPNDEFNFDPDGYFYNFKVEIFSSETGKWRELVVSSPQGIIYDTLDYMAFVYNGVCYWSGHRDGCFLVLGLDPFADQECSFTVFDYPEDENFVVECPSVSRGVVRMSDFHRDTRTLYVWDLKEKDDDSVAEGGSKLFLSKQEVYSLDQEMCPDDAQVVQRLNFDPNDKDIFYLEVDGDIIMCDIRTRKWSKIVENTTLDRPLWFYLFALPWWPTPIPSLPRPASARE from the coding sequence ATGTCGACATTGATGAACATTAGTATTAATAATGTCCCTGAGTCGGTATTGGTTGAAATTCTTTGTCGACTTCCTTGCgctaatttcatttttcaatgcAAGTGCGTGTGCAAGCGTTGGTTCACTCTCATCTCCAGCCGTTATTTTGTTAACCGCTTTTTGCGTCTGCAAATTGATAACAAAATGCCGGTGGTATGCACTTTGATAAACCACAATGGGGAGGAATTCCTTAACAGAATTCAGCCCTCGTCGGAAGTGATACCTCATATGTTGAAAAGGCTCCAGAGTTTGCACGGTTTGAGTAAAGAGCCAGTTGTGGTAGCCACTTACAATGACTTGATTTTGTGCTCTAATGGCTTGTTTGATCAAACTGAATACTACATATGCAATCCATACACCACGCAATGGGTTGCCCTTCCTCGCCCCCGTCGGGGACGCGACACCATAGGCACCATGCCAGTGGGACTCATCTGCGACAGTCCTTACTATAAGGAGGACGATCAGAATGACATTGTGGAGCTTAATGATAACTACAGGTACAAGGTTGTGAGAATTCTTCACCCTAATGATGAATTTAACTTTGATCCTGATGGATATTTCTACAACTTCAAGGTGGAGATTTTCTCTTCAGAGACAGGCAAATGGAGAGAGTTAGTTGTATCATCCCCACAAGGAATTATATATGACACTCTCGATTATATGGCCTTTGTGTACAATGGAGTTTGTTACTGGTCGGGTCACCGTGATGGCTGTTTTCTGGTTCTTGGTTTGGATCCGTTTGCTGACCAGGAATGTAGTTTCACTGTATTTGATTACCCTGAAGACGAGAATTTTGTAGTGGAGTGCCCAAGCGTATCTCGAGGGGTTGTGCGGATGAGTGACTTTCACAGAGATACCAGAACTTTGTATGTTTgggatttgaaagaaaaagatgatgATTCTGTGGCTGAGGGCGGTAGCAAATTGTTTTTGAGTAAACAGGAGGTTTATTCCTTAGATCAAGAAATGTGTCCGGATGATGCACAAGTCGTTCAGAGGTTAAATTTCGACCCTAATGACAAGGACATTTTTTATCTAGAGGTGGATGGAGATATCATCATGTGCGACATTCGTACAAGAAAGTGGTCAAAGATTGTGGAAAACACTACACTCGATCGACCTTTGTGGTTCTACTTGTTCGCCCTCCCATGGTGGCCAACACCAATTCCTAGCCTACCACGGCCGGCCTCAGCTAGAGAATAG